A region from the Vanacampus margaritifer isolate UIUO_Vmar chromosome 5, RoL_Vmar_1.0, whole genome shotgun sequence genome encodes:
- the rnaset2l gene encoding ribonuclease T2-like, whose product MLRWLLPLLACASTAALLRDPTAAAEDRNATFCKWTCVVFTLQWPAGFCQSLDNASLCNIPEHVNTWTIHGLWPQKVQECCRCWPMFFSDVQELQDALEDSWPSLLKSRSSFHFWRDEWEKHGACAACAEGLNSPLRYFQTCLKLRQRFDLHKALEDAGIKPSCDRPYKLSEVQNVLVPLVGDNCEIQCVNDAKEREVWFQVKINLSRNLTVGCHRHGDALAWEPGHSQGHPCPAQGTFYFLPIDHRRPLQPCG is encoded by the exons ATGTTGCGCTGGCTGCTGCCCCTGCTGGCCTGCGCGAGCACTGCGGCTCTGCTGCGCGaccccaccgccgccgccgaggACCGCAACGCCACCTTTTGCAAGTGGACGTGTGTCGTCTTCACGCTGCAGTGGCCCGCGGGCTTCTGCCAG TCTTTAGACAACGCGTCTCTCTGCAATATTCCCGAGCACGTCAACACGTGGACGATCCACGGCCTGTG GCCACAGAAGGTGCAGGAATGCTGCAGGTGCTGGCCCATGTTCTTCTCCGACGTGCAG GAGCTGCAGGACGCGCTGGAAGATTCGTGGCCGTCTTTGTTGAAAAGCCGATCCAGCTTCCATTTCTG GAGAGACGAATGGGAGAAACACGGCGCGTGCGCGGCGTGTGCGGAAGGCCTGAACTCTCCGCTCAGATATTTCCAGACGTGCCTCAAACTCAGACAACGCTTCGACCTGCACAA AGCCCTGGAAGACGCCGGGATCAAGCCATCTTGTGATCGACCTTACAAG ctgtCTGAGGTGCAAAATGTGCTCGTTCCTCTTGTTGGTGACAATTGTGAGATTCAGTGCGTCAACGACGCCAAG GAGCGCGAGGTTTGGTTTCAGGTGAAGATCAATCTGTCTCGCAACCTGACCGTCGGCTGCCATCGCCACGGCGACGCCCTCGCCTGGGAGCCCGGCCACTCTCAAGGTCACCCCTGCCCGGCCCAGGGCACCTTCTACTTCTTGCCCATCGACCACCGGCGCCCGCTGCAGCCCTGCGGGTGA